Proteins encoded together in one Euwallacea similis isolate ESF13 chromosome 12, ESF131.1, whole genome shotgun sequence window:
- the LOC136412456 gene encoding lipoprotein-releasing system ATP-binding protein LolD-like, protein MSTNYNINLTDNALKKIHSLAEQEGDKSSILRVAVSGGGCSGFKYNFLMDQMNKNLSLDDEADDYDDEFDDEDEDDDYEESEDYRSHSSFSEKGLLNMGGNVALELTSVDKSFKDNSAVVKDINLSVTRGQVVALIGNSGAGKTTILQIAGLLDKPTSGKSKAEAKKNSQAMLEKFGLENKASSMVSEVSGGERQRVAIARSIVNSPKLLLADEPTGNLDPTNSFNVFLLLHSYVKENNSSMLIVTHNHLLAEKADCIFQLRDRSLVKL, encoded by the exons ATGTCAACAAATTACAACATCAACTTAACTGATAatgcactaaaaaaaatccactctCTTGCAGAGCAGGAAGGGGATAAGAGTTCCATTTTACGGGTTGCAGTTTCAGGTGGTGGATGTTCTGGCTtcaaatacaattttcttatggatcaaatgaataaaaatctatCTTTGGATGATGAAGCCGATGATTACGATGATGAGTTTGATGACGAAGACGAAGATGATGATTATGAAGAAAGCGAGGACTATAGAAGCCACTCCAGTTTTAGCGAAAAAG GTCTTTTAAACATGGGTGGTAATGTAGCACTAGAACTAACTTCTGTAGATAAAAGCTTCAAGGACAATTCTGCTGTTGTAAAGGATATCAACTTAAGTGTTACAAGAGGGCAAGTAGTAGCGCTGATTGGCAATTCAGGTGCAGGGAAAACAACTATATTGCAAATCGCAGGCTTGTTGGACAAGCCAACTTCAG GAAAAAGCAAAGctgaagcaaaaaaaaattcgcaaGCAATGTTGGAAAAATTTGGTCTGGAAAACAAAGCAAGTAGCATGGTATCTGAAGTTTCGGGTGGGGAAAGGCAGAGAGTTGCAATTGCAAGAAGCATTGTAAATTCTCCAAAGCTTTTACTTGCAGATGAGCCAACAGGAAACTTAGATCCAACAAATTCTTTTAACGTGTTTTTACTGCTACATTCATACGTAAAGGAAAATAACAGCTCTATGCTTATAGTAACACACAATCATCTCCTTGCAGAAAAGGCAGACTGCATTTTCCAATTGAGAGATCGATCATTAGTGAAGTTGTGA
- the LOC136412457 gene encoding deoxyguanosinetriphosphate triphosphohydrolase-like protein: MSNNNFLLNYACFPSKTKGRYFKEPEDENRSCFQRDRDRIIHSNAFRKLEYKTQVFINYEHDYYRTRLTHSLEVAQIARSIARRLGLNEDITECIALAHDLGHPPFGHAGEDALKKSVQDLNLDNEKYEFDHNVQAIRILTYLEQKHADFDGMNLSWEVIEGVAKHNGPLLGQNAESSTNNQLLLEYNEKYDLKLEEFSSIEAQVASIADDIAYSVHDLDDALRANLVTIEDLLNVPLIEKMFKDIRSRYSELPQSKLIHESLSGTIGTMISDVVSQTERNIEDHKIKSVEDVRSLNKMLVTFSPEVANATKEMKRFNMEKIYRSYKLSRTMNKAKRIIQELFQCFYENPGLLPTEWSKLACESQRSVIICDYISGMTDRFAIHEHRRIFDTSYEMTSF, from the coding sequence ATGtcaaacaataattttctattaaattatgcATGCTTTCCAAGCAAAACAAAAGGGAGATACTTCAAAGAGCCAGAAGATGAGAATCGCAGCTGCTTTCAGCGTGATAGGGACCGTATCATTCACTCTAATGCGTTTAGAAAATTGGAGTACAAAACACaagtttttatcaattatGAGCACGACTACTATCGCACTCGGCTTACTCATAGCCTTGAAGTTGCACAAATTGCAAGGTCCATTGCGCGTAGACTTGGCTTAAATGAGGATATCACTGAATGCATAGCGCTCGCACATGATCTTGGTCATCCTCCATTTGGTCATGCAGGTGAAGATGCTCTAAAGAAATCAGTTCAAGATTTGAATCTTGATAACGAGAAGTATGAGTTTGATCATAATGTTCAAGCTATAAGGATTTTAACTTATCTTGAACAAAAACATGCTGATTTTGATGGTATGAATCTAAGTTGGGAGGTGATTGAAGGGGTTGCAAAACATAATGGTCCCTTGCTTGGTCAAAACGCGGAGTCTTCTACAAATAATCAGCTGTTATTagaatataatgaaaaatatgatcTAAAACTTGAGGAATTTTCAAGCATTGAAGCGCAAGTTGCTTCAATTGCCGATGATATTGCTTACAGTGTTCACGATCTTGATGATGCACTCAGGGCGAATTTAGTAACCATCGAAGATTTGCTGAATGTccctttaattgaaaaaatgtttaaagacATAAGGAGCAGATATTCAGAATTGCCTCAGAGCAAACTCATACATGAATCACTGAGTGGAACTATAGGAACTATGATAAGTGATGTTGTTTCTCAGACTGAAAGAAATATTGAAGATCACAAAATAAAAAGCGTAGAAGACGTAAGAAGTCTAAATAAAATGCTAGTCACATTTTCACCAGAAGTTGCGAATGCTacaaaagaaatgaaaagatTCAACATGGAGAAAATATACAGAAGCTATAAACTGAGTAGAACGATGAACAAAGCAAAACGCATAATACAGGAActctttcaatgtttttatgAAAACCCAGGATTACTTCCCACAGAGTGGAGCAAACTCGCTTGTGAATCTCAGCGTTCAGTAATAATATGTGACTATATCTCAGGTATGACAGATAGATTTGCTATACACGAGCACAGAAGAATTTTTGATACCTCATACGAAATGACTTCTTTCTAA
- the LOC136412458 gene encoding riboflavin biosynthesis protein RibD-like: MTDDHFMSIALRLAEKNLGNVAPNPAVGCVIVKDGTIISEGYTGIGGRPHAEVVALQNAKDSTQDATMYITLEPCCHFGVTEPCTAGIIRAGIKRVVIATIDPDSRVLGGGIKALEEAGIEVEQGIMQKEAEELNVGFFTTKEFHRPFIACKIATTLDGKIATFTGNSKWITSEDTRNWVQKLRAKYDAIMIGSNTLINDDPLLTCRLPGLGSSSPIRLIIDSQGKLKEEHNIAKTAGSTWVITNREIEKKIKNINYLIVNSNNAGKVCLKDMASKLVSEIGITRLLVEGGGVLITELLKCNLIDRLIICRSGKILGNDATPFIGDLGIQSINNCYQFKKAKVIEFSEDVVEVWDRSS; encoded by the exons ATGACTGATGATCATTTCATGTCAATTGCATTAAGGcttgcagaaaaaaatcttggaaATGTTGCACCAAATCCTGCTGTCGGGTGTGTTATTGTAAAAGATGGTACAATTATTAGTGAGGGATATACAGGGATTGGTGGGCGTCCGCATGCGGAGGTAGTCGCTTTGCAAAACGCTAAAGATTCAACTCAAGATGCAACTATGTATATCACGCTCGAGCCATGTTGCCATTTTGGAGTTACAGAACCTTGCACCGCAGGAATTATAAGAGCTGGAATAAAAAGGGTAGTAATTGCAACTATTGACCCAGATAGTAGAGTTTTAGGTGGAGGCATTAAAGCTCTAGAAGAAGCAGGAATTGAAGTTGAGCAAGGTATTATGCAAAAAGAGGCAGAAGAACTGAATGTCGGTTTTTTCACCACCAAAGAATTTCATAGACCATTTATAGCTTGCAAAATCGCAACAACTCTCGATGGAAAAATCGCAACATTTACAGGCAATAGCAAATGGATAACAAGTGAAGATACGAGAAACTGGGTACAGAAGCTTAGAGCAAAATATGATGCAATTATGATTGGCAGCAATACTCTTATTAATGATGATCCACTCTTAACTTGCAGATTACCAGGACTCGGAAGTAGTTCGCCAATAAGACTAATTATTGATAGCCAAGGGAAATTAAAGGAAGAGCATAACATTGCAAAGACTGCAG GTTCAACTTGGGTGATTACAAACAgagaaatagagaaaaaaataaaaaacattaattatttgataGTCAATTCAAACAATGCTGGCAAAGTCTGCTTAAAAGACATGGCATCAAAACTTGTTTCAGAAATTGGTATAACAAGATTATTAGTTGAAGGTGGAGGAGTGTTAATCACAGAACTATTAAAGTGTAATTTAATTGACAGGTTAATAATCTGCCGTAGTGGTAAAATTTTAGGTAATGACGCCACTCCTTTCATAGGAGATTTAGGAATTCAATCTATTAACAACTGTTATCAGTTCAAAAAAGCAAAGGTAATAGAGTTTAGTGAGGATGTAGTTGAGGTTTGGGATAGGTCGTCATAA